GGTGGCGAGCAGCGCGTAAGTAATTTCTTGTTATGGCAACTGGCATACACTGAGTTGTACTTCACGGATGTTTTGTGGCCTGACTTTGATGAGAAAGAATTGCACAAGGCATTTGACTGGTTTAGCCAGCGCGAGCGCCGTTTTGGTCGTACCAGTGCTCAGCTTGCATCTCAAGCAATGAGTGATGCAGTTTGACGCTGCCAATTACTAAGCTCAATCCCTCATGTTAAAAACCCGAGTTATTACCGCCCTTGTTCTATTGGCGGTATTGCTGCCTATTCTGTTTTTACTCCCGGCAATGTATGTTGGTGTATTCTTTTTGGTGGCATTGTTGGCTGCCGCTTGGGAATGGAGTCGCTTATTGGCGCCTGAGGCTGGACGTGCTGCTTGGTTATACGCATTATTTTGCTTGGCCATTATTTTGTTTCTGTTGGGGATGCAAAATGCCTCCTGGCAATTTGCCTTATTGCTACTAGCTGTCATTTTCTGGTTCTTCGTAGCACCATTTATATTGGCTAAAGGCATGAATTTGTCGCTGGAAAAGCTACGACCTTTCTATGTTGTGCTCGGCTTAATTTTGTTGCCAGCCACTTGGTTTGCATTAGTGTTTTTGCGCGAGTTAGGGCTGATCTTTTTACTTAGCAGCATGGCTCTAGTATGGGTTGCCGATATTGGTGCTTACTTTGTCGGCAAGGCGTTTGGTAAACGTAAGCTTGCTGTGCAAATTAGTCCAGGTAAATCGATTGAAGGTGCTATTGGCGGTTTAATACTCTGCTATGTTTATGCGTTCTTATGCGTTTACTTCTTGCCCTTTGAATCGACTTTGTTTGGAGCATGGGCTATCCGCTTTGGTTGGGTTCCCATGTTCCTGATGGTGACCGTATTAACAGCCTTCAGTATTTTTGGGGACTTATTTGAATCTCAGTTAAAGCGTTTAGCTGGCGTTAAAGATTCCAGTCATTTATTACCAGGTCATGGCGGAGTGTTGGATCGGGTGGATGCCTTGATCCCAGCAATGCCCATCGCAGCGCTCTTAGCGGGATTTGTGTAATGTCAGTCAAGAAGGTCGCGATCCTAGGCTCAACTGGCTCCATTGGCGTTAACACGCTCGATGTGATTCGTGCCCACCCAGATCGCTTCAAGGTGGTTGCGCTTACCGCAGCAAAGCAGGTAGATTTACTGGCTGAGCAGTGTGCCGAATTTAAGCCAACCATTGCGGTAGTGGCGGATGCCGATGGTGCCGCTCGTTTAAGCAAGATTTTGCTCGAGAAAAAAATAAATACGCAGGTCTTGTATGGACCGCAAGCTTTAGTCAAGGCCGTTACTGAATCTGATTGCGATACTGTCATGGCTGCCATTGTGGGTGCTGCAGGATTAGTGCCCGCCTTAGCTGCTGCAAAAGCTGGCAAAAGAGTGCTACTCGCAAATAAAGAAGCCTTAGTAATGTCTGGCGATTTATTTATGCAGGCGATGAAGGTCGGTGGTGGCGAATTATTGCCAATCGATAGTGAGCACAATGCCATTTTTCAATGCCTACCTAGTCAATTTTCTAAAGCCCCCAATCCTAGCCTAGGGGTTGAAGAGCTATGGTTAACTGCTTCAGGAGGCCCATTCAGAAATACACCGCTTGATCAATTGGCTGACATTACTCCTGAACAAGCATGCGCACATCCTAACTGGGTGATGGGTAGAAAAATTTCAGTTGATTCTGCGACGATGATGAACAAAGGCCTTGAAGTGATTGAGGCGTTTTGGTTATTTGGTTTGCCTTTAGAAAAAATTAAAGTATTCATTCACCCGCAAAGCGTTGTGCATTCGATGGTGCGTTATCGTGATGGTTCTGTGCTTGCGCAATTGGGTCAGCCTGATATGCGAACCCCTATTGCTTACGGCCTGGCGTGGCCGGAGCGTATTGAGGCGGGTGTAGCTCCATTGAGTTTGACGCAGTTGGCGAATTTAAGTTTTGCTGATCCAGAGTTAGAGCGCTTTCCTTGTCTCTCGTTGGCGTTTGCTGCCGCTAAAGCAGGAGGTACTGCACCAGCAGTTCTGAACGCCGCCAATGAAGTTGCAGTAGCAGCCTTCTTAGATGAAGGCCTACCGTATTTGCAAATCCCCCATGTGGTGGAGAGTGTGTTGAGCACTATTTCTTCCGTTAATGCAGACTCGCTAGAGTTAATTTTGGATGTTGATGCTCGCGCTCGTCAAGCAGCGCAAGTAGTGGTGAAGGAAATTCTTTGCAGGCATTGATTACTCTTGCAGCTTTTTTGTTAACCCTGGGCGTGTTG
This is a stretch of genomic DNA from Polynucleobacter sp. JS-JIR-II-b4. It encodes these proteins:
- the ispC gene encoding 1-deoxy-D-xylulose-5-phosphate reductoisomerase, with translation MSVKKVAILGSTGSIGVNTLDVIRAHPDRFKVVALTAAKQVDLLAEQCAEFKPTIAVVADADGAARLSKILLEKKINTQVLYGPQALVKAVTESDCDTVMAAIVGAAGLVPALAAAKAGKRVLLANKEALVMSGDLFMQAMKVGGGELLPIDSEHNAIFQCLPSQFSKAPNPSLGVEELWLTASGGPFRNTPLDQLADITPEQACAHPNWVMGRKISVDSATMMNKGLEVIEAFWLFGLPLEKIKVFIHPQSVVHSMVRYRDGSVLAQLGQPDMRTPIAYGLAWPERIEAGVAPLSLTQLANLSFADPELERFPCLSLAFAAAKAGGTAPAVLNAANEVAVAAFLDEGLPYLQIPHVVESVLSTISSVNADSLELILDVDARARQAAQVVVKEILCRH
- a CDS encoding phosphatidate cytidylyltransferase, whose product is MLKTRVITALVLLAVLLPILFLLPAMYVGVFFLVALLAAAWEWSRLLAPEAGRAAWLYALFCLAIILFLLGMQNASWQFALLLLAVIFWFFVAPFILAKGMNLSLEKLRPFYVVLGLILLPATWFALVFLRELGLIFLLSSMALVWVADIGAYFVGKAFGKRKLAVQISPGKSIEGAIGGLILCYVYAFLCVYFLPFESTLFGAWAIRFGWVPMFLMVTVLTAFSIFGDLFESQLKRLAGVKDSSHLLPGHGGVLDRVDALIPAMPIAALLAGFV